The following is a genomic window from Collimonas fungivorans Ter331.
ACCGCGCCGTGCTTGCGCAAGAATTGCGTCGCCGGGGTCTCTGAAATATGTTTTGTCATACCGGGCTACTTGAGTGCGGCGGGCCGCAGCGTCTGCTGGCAAATCATGTTGTCGCCAGACCCGATGCAGCGACAATCCCTGCCGCTGATCTGCGCTGGCCAGGCTGGCGGCGCTTAAGGCTGCTTAGGCTCATCGGAAGCAGGTTCACCGCTTGCCGGCAGTTCGGATTCGGCTCCATCCTCTGTTTCAACTTCGGTGGAAGAACCCTTCTCCAGCTTGCGCTTCAGCTTTTCTTCCTTCTTTTTCTTCTTTTCTAATTCTTTTTGCCGTTTTTCATACTGAAAATTCGTTTTTGCCAATTGCGCCCCCTAAATAGACTCTTGAATGATGTACTACAGGATACAGGAGAATAATTGCGAGGATGCAGAATTCAACGCCAAAAAAAGTTGCATTATACCAATAAAACTATCCTCCTCCAGCAGTTTCAACCGCGTTTCAGCCGCGCGGATGATGTGCGGCATGCAGCGCCTTCAGGCGCTCGCGCGCCACATGGGTGTAAATCTGGGTAGTCGAGATATCCGCATGTCCCAGCAGCAGCTGCACTACCCGCAGGTCGGCGCCGTGATTGAGCAGATGGGTGGCGAATGCATGGCGCAAGGTATGCGGCGACAAGGGCGCGTTGATCGCGGCCTTGGCGGCGTATTTCTTGATCAGGGTCCAGAACATCTGGCGCGTCATGGCGCCGCCGCGCGCGGTCACGAACAGGGCGTCGTCCATCTGGCCGTTCATGATCTGGCCGCGCGCATCTTTCAGATAACGCACGATCCAGTTGCGCGCCTCTTCGCCGAACGGCAGCAGGCGCGTCTTGTTGCCTTTGCCGGTAATCCGCAGCACGCCTTCGTTCATGCCGACCTCCAGCGATTTCAGCAGCACCAGCTCGGATACCCGCAAGCCGCTGGCGTACATCAGCTCCAGCATGGTGCGGTCGCGCAAGCCCAGCGGCGTGGCGACGTCGGGCGCCGCCAGCAGCGCTTCCACCTGAATTTCGGACAAGATCTTGGGAAAGCGCGGCGCCTGTTTGGCCGAACGCAGGTGCAGGCAAGGATCGGCACTGATGCGGTTTTGCCGTAAGGCTAGCAGGTAAAAGCGCTTCAGCACCG
Proteins encoded in this region:
- the xerD gene encoding site-specific tyrosine recombinase XerD translates to MRRSKAQSEAKPALSAEHQTAIDEFCDNLWLEDGLAKNSLEAYRRDMTLFALWLQEQPDGKSLFAVHAGDLNAYFLARHDSSKATSSNRRLAVLKRFYLLALRQNRISADPCLHLRSAKQAPRFPKILSEIQVEALLAAPDVATPLGLRDRTMLELMYASGLRVSELVLLKSLEVGMNEGVLRITGKGNKTRLLPFGEEARNWIVRYLKDARGQIMNGQMDDALFVTARGGAMTRQMFWTLIKKYAAKAAINAPLSPHTLRHAFATHLLNHGADLRVVQLLLGHADISTTQIYTHVARERLKALHAAHHPRG